One window of Myripristis murdjan chromosome 8, fMyrMur1.1, whole genome shotgun sequence genomic DNA carries:
- the grid2ipa gene encoding delphilin, with protein sequence MRRFLSRKGRFSLRQSKSGTRSAAKDFYLGLPATNQNWPEEFGFRLGGTGPSYILSVVEGSSAYLAGLQPGDQVVDIEGQDVTNLSTPALIALAQTLKTVPPSIGVVSRIEQIDISPGPDGRFGFTIVGDSPLMVEDCVPNATAGRSGLKAGDYVMEVNGIPVKHHETAAAMIKAAQGRPLRLGVLSMARRPKRLSSSMRVLSQSGDSVRESRAHKAMEFNKKVEEVLGEEPDVKEKLFEVLKQYAAERNVDNLAEALPEILITEDHQQLIDNVRIFIPKKHRERFDEVVSQSLMSRLKGRSFSDPSRNRLRRSRSEDHPERLLVSTRASSVPRTHAEESMVPPARGMRKTTSLIAGHSSGSTTNCRTVRVCKGNMSFGFTLRGHAPVWIDSVIPGSPADKAGLKPGDRILFLNGLDMRTCSHEKVVSMLQGSGAMPTLVVEDGPPTFTLAEQDLAGGSIPTERARSPVLSSLQWVAEILPPSIRVQGRTFGQQLEHLLTIQERYTICKALENFFQHRNVDTLIVDVFPVLDTPAKQVIWQFVYQLLTYEEQEHCQSKISRFLGFKTSPVPLPPPPPPPPPEPEIVPEPHRRSSSMRVTGTTYRSSVRGRSSDDLVIGTHLGMGVRAETVVDMGMRLAPGERQSGDGTSLPETPNNLTNLSAVYAELENMYSAKRSKSLKSRPPPAPESLLDLEPLSRTPSPTMHASTGSRKGPPPPTTWPEPLPSPPPPQFYPSGLTSQTSGESNPYISLDSPPPSPPEPPDYPPSPPAHRSSKRRYTFSKPPRSEDTDRFLDALSEQLGQRVAIVDDFLTPENDYEEDVVQMSFPDEEDEEDEEEMGVDEEENGGFVAPELSSPSDVQSSSGEENASSLTYSSSSDHIPPPPMTPPPPPPVQFNDPPPPPPPPAQPQQQQQQQTQISYTPEHSPRTYVPIRRKSGPPPPPPPRSNPPPKRHSLHKVMPAKEDLATHATIQELKAYQEQQAYQERQAYEEQQAYKERQAYEEQKAYEEQQLYQEQQAYQEQQAYQEKVYKERQAYEEQKAYEEQKAYQEQQMYQEQQAYQERQAYEQQKAYQEQKAFEERQAYQEQKAYEERQAYQEQQAYQEQQMQQIYQSHQSVSGQSSQQTAHSPLSFQQMHQSLPPLPSPDSAHHHANHPLYKMRQAQQQQTHQQSHHHRRQSRSAPSPHQPSPQQNAHSIQKGQYSEGIYQSHQSLKAQPHHSSAEMLHQIHQAQAHHSSAEMLQQIHQAQAHHSSAEMLHQMHQAQAHSSSEMLHQMHKKQAHHSSTELLHQAHQMHQRQPHHSSNELLHQAHQMHRGQPHHSSSELLHQIHKAQAHYSSTELLHQAHQMHQGKPHHSSTELLHQALQEPASLPAQPVPFTRESQSLHQTRRSLKSHHQTQVSPQGRQEQHMHQAHQPQPTKPSPQRPHSIHQTHHHSSTPQIHHIHHMTPQPPPQDFQHHIHLIHPPQQPHRPQPLLSTFQPLQPQQPTLSTFQPLPQHHQSQHQHQVQPSTQATRPQSQPSHHLLQSQHQPQSHHKQSHSPSQPQSLPHSLSDPTEHLELPPPPPPLPPPCSPPPLPRPSLPRMDSNHMSVKRLRWEQVENSEGTIWGQLGANSDYEKLNDMVKYLDLELHFGTQKTPVSVPEPSPQPETFKKKDVIEILSHKKAYNASILIAHLKLSPGELRQVLMTMATDRLEPSHIKQLLLYAPDAEEVKQYEEYRQDPSKLSEVDQFVLQMLSVPEYKTRLQSLHFKCSLQEKTEELRGGYDCIYKASLELKTSKKLAKILEFVLAMGNYLNNGQPKTNKTTGFKINFLTELSTTKTVDGKSTFLHILVKSLCQHFPDVLDFSRDLTMVPLAAKVNQRTITSDLNDLHTTIQEIRSACQKMPATAEDRFAAVMSNFLENSHPAIQSLESLQQRAMEEFNKTASYFGEDSKATNTEAFFGIFAEFMSKFERALSEQQAADIPKSPRSPRMSSPLAW encoded by the exons ATGAGGCGTTTCTTGAGCAGGAAGGGCCGCTTCTCTCTACGCCAGAGCAAATCTGGGACCCGGAGTGCCGCCAAAGATTTCT ACCTCGGCCTTCCAGCCACCAACCAGAACTGGCCAGAGGAGTTTGGCTTCCGGCTGGGCGGCACTGGTCCCAGCTACATCCTGTCTGTGGTGGAGGGCAGCAGTGCCTACCTGGCAGGCCTGCAGCCCGGGGACCAGGTCGTGGACATCGAGGGTCAGGATGTTACCAACCTCAGCACACCGGCCCTGATCGCTCTGGCTCAGACCCTCAAGACGGTGCCACCCAGCATTGGAGTCGTGTCACGTATCGAACAG ATTGACATCTCTCCTGGCCCAGATGGCCGTTTTGGCTTCACCATTGTGGGAGACAGCCCCCTGATGGTGGAGGACTGCGTGCCCAATGCTACAGCGGGACGCAGCGGCCTCAAAGCTGGAGACTACGTCATGGAGGTCAATGGCATCCCTGTCAAGCACCACgagacagcagcagccatgaTCAAAGCGGCTCAGGGGCGGCCACTGCGTTTGGGCGTACTCAGTATGGCGCGGCGGCCCAAGCGGCTGAGCAGCAGCATGAGGGTGCTGTCACAGAGCGGGGACAGCGTCAGGGAGAGTCGCGCACATAAAGCCATGGAATTCAATAAGAAG GTGGAGGAGGTGCTCGGGGAGGAGCCGGATGTGAAGGAAAAACTATTCGAGGTGCTGAAGCAGTATGCTGCTGAGAGGAATGTGGATAACCTGGCTGAAGCTCTCCCTGAAATCCTGATCACAGAGGATCATCAACAGCTGATCGACAATGTCAG GATCTTCATTCCCAAGAAGCATCGGGAGCGCTTTGACGAGGTGGTCTCCCAGAGCCTGATGAGCCGGCTCAAGGGGCGGAGCTTCAGTGACCCTAGCCGTAACCGCCTTCGCCGCAGCCGGAGTGAGGATCACCCCGAACGCCTCCTGGTCTCAACCCGTGCCAGCTCAGTGCCACGCACCCACGCAGAGGAAAGCATGGTCCCTCCTGCCCGTGGCATGCGCAAAACCACCTCACTCATAGCTGGGCACTCCAGCGGCTCCACAACCAACTGCAG GACGGTGAGAGTGTGCAAAGGCAACATGAGTTTTGGCTTCACTCTGAGAGGCCATGCACCAGTGTGGATCGACTCTGTAATCCCTG GAAGCCCAGCAGACAAAGCAGGTCTAAAGCCAGGGGACCGCATCCTTTTTCTCAATGGACTTGACATGAG GACCTGCTCCCATGAGAAGGTGGTGTCCATGCTCCAGGGCAGCGGTGCCATGCCCACCCTGGTAGTGGAGGACGGCCCGCCAACATTCACTCTGGCAGAGCAGGACCTGGCAGGGGGCAGCATTCCCACAGAACGTGCCCGCTCCCCCGTGCTCAGCTCCCTGCAGTGGGTGGCAGAAATTCTGCCCCCTAGTATCAGGGTCCAGGGCCGCACCTTCGGACAGCAGCTGGAACACCTGCTGACCATCCAGGAGAGGTACACCATCTGTAAGGCCCTGGAGAACTTCTTCCAACACAG GAATGTTGACACTCTGATCGTGGATGTGTTCCCGGTGCTGGACACTCCAGCCAAACAGGTGATCTGGCAGTTTGTTTACCAGCTGCTGACTTATGAGGAGCAGGAGCACTGCCAGAGCAAGATCTCACGCTTCCTTGGATTCAAAACTTCTCCag TTCCACTaccaccaccgccacctccCCCACCTCCGGAGCCTGAGATTGTCCCTGAGCCTCATCGTCGTAGCAGCTCCATGAGAGTGACAGGGACCACGTACAGGAGCAGTGTGAGGGGGCGTAGTTCTGATGACCTGGTCATAGGCACACACTTGGGCATGG GCGTCCGTGCAGAGACAGTGGTGGACATGGGGATGAGGCTGGCTCCAGGAGAGAGACAGTCGGGAGATGGTACCTCCCTTCCTGAGACGCCTAACAACCTCACCAAT CTGTCAGCAGTGTATGCTGAACTGGAGAACATGTACTCGGCCAAAAGGTCCAAGTCTCTGAAGAGTCGGCCTCCTCCTGCCCCAGAGAGTTTGCTGGATCTGGAACCTCTCTCACGTACACCTTCTCCTACCATGCACGCCAGCACAG GTAGCCGTAAAGGCCCCCCACCTCCCACAACCTGGCCAGAGCCCCTTcccagcccccctcctccccagtTCTATCCCTCGGGGCTGACAAGCCAGACCAGTGGGGAGTCCAACCCCTACATCAGCCTGGACAGCCCCCCTCCCTCGCCCCCAGAGCCCCCTGACTACCCACCTAGTCCCCCGGCCCACCGCAGCAGCAAGCGGCGTTACACATTCTCCAAACCACCCCGCTCCGAAGACACAGATCGCTTTCTGGATGCACTGAGTGAGCAACTGGGACAGAGGGTGGCCATTGTTGATGACTTCCTGACTCCTGAGAATGACTATGAGGAG GATGTTGTCCAGATGAGCTTCccagatgaggaggatgaggaggatgaagaggagatgGGGGTggatgaagaagaaaatgggGGATTTGTGGCCCCTGAGCTCAGTAGCCCAAGTGATGTCCAAAGCAGCAGCGGAGAGGAGAACGCTTCCTCCCTCAcctactcttcctcctctgaccACATTCCCCCACCACCAAtgacccctcctccacccccacctgTTCAGTTCAATGAcccgcctcctccccctccaccgcctgcacagcctcagcagcagcaacaacagcagacaCAGATTAGCTATACACCTGAACACTCCCCCAGAACATATGTGCCCATCCGCCGTAAATCtggcccccctcctccccctccaccccgcAGCAATCCACCACCCAAACGCCACTCACTTCATAAAGTGATGCCCGCCAAAGAGGACCTAGCAACCCATGCTACTATACAAGAGCTGAAAGCCTACCAAGAACAACAAGCTTACCAAGAAAGACAGGCCTACGAGGAGCAACAAGCATATAAGGAAAGGCAAGCATATGAGGAGCAGAAAGCCTATGAAGAGCAACAGTTGTACCAAGAACAGCAGGCCTACCAGGAGCAACAAGCCTATCAGGAGAAAGTCTACAAAGAGAGACAGGCTTATGAAGAACAAAAGGCCTATGAGGAGCAAAAAGCTTATCAAGAGCAACAAATGTATCAGGAGCAACAGGCCTACCAGGAACGGCAAGCCTATGAACAGCAGAAAGCCTACCAGGAGCAAAAAGCTTTTGAGGAACGTCAAGCCTACCAGGAGCAAAAAGCATATGAGGAGCGTCAAGCCTACCAGGAGCAACAAGCCTATCAAGAACAACAGATGCAACAGATCTACCAGAGCCACCAGTCGGTGTCTGGCCAGTCTTCACAGCAGACAGCCCACTCACCACTCTCTTTCCAACAGATGCATCAGTCCCTGCCCCCACTCCCTTCTCCAGACTCTGCCCACCACCACGCTAATCACCCTCTCTATAAGATGCGCCaagcacaacagcaacagacGCACCAACAGAGTCATCACCACCGGCGTCAGTCCCGTTCAGCTCCATCTCCACACCAGCCCTCACCCCAACAGAACGCTCATTCGATCCAGAAGGGGCAGTACTCTGAGGGCATCTACCAAAGCCACCAGAGCCTCAAAGCCCAGCCACACCACTCCTCAGCAGAGATGCTACACCAGATACACCAAGCCCAGGCCCACCACTCATCTGCTGAGATGCTTCAGCAGATACACCAAGCCCAGGCACACCACTCTTCAGCTGAGATGCTTCACCAAATGCACCAAGCCCAGGCCCACTCATCATCTGAGATGCTCCACCAAATGCACAAGAAGCAGGCCCACCATTCTTCTACAGAGCTTCTGCACCAAGCCCACCAGATGCACCAAAGGCAGCCTCACCACTCCTCCAATGAGCTCCTCCATCAGGCTCACCAAATGCATCGTGGACAACCCCACCATTCCTCCTCAGAGCTACTTCATCAAATACACAAAGCCCAAGCCCACTACTCCTCAACCGAGCTGCTCCATCAAGCCCATCAGATGCACCAAGGTAAGCCCCACCACTCCTCCACAGAGCTTCTACACCAAGCCCTCCAAGAGCCGGCCTCTCTCCCGGCTCAACCAGTTCCGTTCACCCGGGAGTCCCAGTCATTACATCAGACCCGGAGAAGTCTCAAAAGTCATCATCAGACCCAAGTATCACCTCAAGGGAGACAAGAGCAACACATGCACCAAGCCCACCAACCCCAGCCAACCAAACCCTCTCCCCAGAGACCCCACTCAATCCATCAGACGCACCACCACTCCAGCACACCTCAGATCCATCACATCCACCACATGACCCCACAGCCACCTCCACAGGACTTCCAGCACCATATCCACCTCATCCACCCTCCTCAGCAGCCCCATAGGCCGCAGCCCCTTCTCTCCACTTTTCAGCCCCTCCAGCCCCAACAGCCCACCCTCTCCACTTTCCAGCCCCTTCCTCAACACCACCAAtcccagcaccagcaccaggtGCAGCCCTCTACCCAAGCTACCCGTCCACAGTCCCAGCCCTCCCACCACCTGCTCCAGTCTCAACATCAGCCCCAGTCCCACCATAAGCAATCCCACAGTCCAAGTCAACCCCAGTCCCTCCCCCACTCTTTATCAGACCCCACAGAGCACCTGGAGctcccacctccaccacctccctTGCCCCCACCCTGTTCCCCTCCACCATTGCCCAGGCCTTCCCTCCCCAGGATGGACTCCAACCACATGAGTGTGAAGAGGTTACGCTGGGAACAGGTGGAGAACTCTGAAGGCACTATCTGGGGGCAG TTGGGGGCAAATTCTGACTATGAAAAACTGAATGACATGGTGAAGTATCTGGATCTAGAGCTACACTTTGGGACACAGAAGACCCCTG TATCTGTTCCAGAGCCATCCCCTCAGCCAGAGACATTCAAAAAGAAGGACGTGATTGAAATCCTGTCTCATAAGAAAGCTTACAATGCCT CCATCCTGATAGCCCACCTGAAGCTGTCTCCTGGGGAGCTGCGTCAGGTGCTGATGACCATGGCTACTGATAGACTGGAGCCATCTCATatcaaacagctgctgctaTACGCCCCTGATGCAGAGGAGGTCAAACAGTATGAAGAGTACAGACAAGACCCCAGCAAACTCAGCGAAGTTGACCAGTTTGTATTGCAG ATGTTGTCAGTGCCAGAGTACAAGACCCGTCTTCAGAGCCTTCACTTCAAGTGTTCTCtacaggagaaaacagaggagttGAGGGGAGGGTATGACTGTATCTACAAAGCCTCCTTGGAGCTGAAGACCAGCAAGAAGCTGGCGAAGATACTAGAG